A window of Parasynechococcus marenigrum WH 8102 contains these coding sequences:
- a CDS encoding phage major capsid protein produces MSLQAEKFYGQHSIQKKQENAAFIPTQRMLRDLITGTASSGGDLVATSVQKVADSVRPVTVLERAGVERIETGGENLTIPRFAKADAGWIAEGADYTALTTTSTSVDASPKLASARLSFSRRLKVLVPDVEGSVLQEVGRAVAGLIEKGAIQGTGSNSQPLGLLNLPDALSQTFASATPTSDELASMLEKLGDADVDLSKVVFLMHPSTAADLMKTRVDASSGALVLSDLKIHGLPVFITSNVTEDKVIALDPSYSRLVYFGSAQVVVDPFRGAVSGVTHTQILNAADFVCSHQSSVVVGSA; encoded by the coding sequence GCTGAGAAGTTCTACGGCCAGCACAGCATCCAGAAGAAGCAGGAGAACGCGGCATTCATCCCAACCCAAAGGATGCTGCGCGATCTGATCACAGGCACTGCCAGCAGCGGTGGTGACTTGGTTGCCACGTCGGTGCAGAAAGTCGCAGACAGCGTCCGGCCTGTGACCGTCTTGGAGCGTGCCGGTGTTGAGCGGATTGAAACCGGCGGAGAGAACCTGACCATCCCGCGCTTTGCCAAGGCCGATGCCGGATGGATTGCAGAAGGTGCTGACTACACCGCACTCACCACCACAAGCACCAGCGTGGATGCCAGCCCGAAGCTCGCCAGTGCCCGCCTGTCTTTCAGCCGCCGCCTGAAGGTGCTCGTCCCTGACGTTGAAGGGTCAGTTCTGCAGGAAGTCGGCCGTGCTGTTGCCGGACTGATCGAGAAGGGAGCGATTCAAGGCACTGGCAGCAACTCTCAACCGCTTGGCCTGCTCAACCTGCCTGATGCGCTCAGCCAGACCTTTGCCTCTGCAACTCCCACCAGCGATGAACTGGCATCAATGCTGGAGAAGCTCGGTGATGCCGATGTGGACCTGAGCAAGGTGGTGTTCCTGATGCACCCGAGCACTGCCGCTGATCTGATGAAGACCCGCGTGGATGCCAGCAGTGGCGCGTTGGTGCTGAGTGACCTGAAGATTCACGGCCTGCCGGTATTCATCACAAGCAATGTCACCGAGGACAAGGTGATCGCACTGGATCCGAGTTACAGCCGTCTCGTCTACTTCGGCAGTGCGCAAGTCGTCGTGGATCCCTTCCGAGGAGCCGTCAGTGGTGTCACGCACACACAAATCCTGAACGCAGCGGACTTCGTTTGCTCGCATCAAAGCTCCGTTGTGGTGGGTTCTGCTTAA
- a CDS encoding phytanoyl-CoA dioxygenase family protein produces the protein MKSTILEYDSTRYNFRKWACELLGVNDLEAIHSLNKVKTCNISPTANQLAKSFSSIQEIYKSFVLDVIDNEIGGITNYQSPPSFRFYYSGLGSTVFHRDRDFGVEQGRINVWVPLTNVWGNNSLWIEGKEGAEDHQPITMQFGQILLFDGVNISHGSKINTTSSTRVSFDFRFLPGGGPAFPVSY, from the coding sequence ATGAAGTCAACTATTTTAGAGTACGATTCAACCCGCTACAACTTCAGGAAGTGGGCTTGCGAGTTGCTGGGAGTCAATGACCTGGAGGCAATTCATTCTTTGAATAAAGTCAAGACTTGCAATATCAGCCCAACCGCCAATCAGCTGGCGAAGTCATTCTCGTCCATTCAGGAAATCTATAAGTCGTTTGTACTGGATGTAATAGACAATGAAATTGGTGGTATTACTAATTACCAGAGCCCGCCTTCGTTTCGCTTTTATTACAGCGGACTAGGAAGCACCGTTTTTCATCGAGATCGGGATTTTGGGGTTGAACAGGGCAGGATTAATGTATGGGTACCATTGACTAATGTGTGGGGAAATAATTCTCTTTGGATTGAAGGAAAAGAAGGTGCAGAAGATCACCAGCCCATAACGATGCAGTTTGGCCAGATACTTCTTTTTGACGGGGTAAATATCAGCCATGGATCAAAAATCAATACGACATCATCAACTCGTGTTAGTTTTGACTTCCGCTTTCTTCCTGGCGGAGGTCCTGCTTTCCCAGTATCATACTGA
- a CDS encoding DUF3303 domain-containing protein translates to MMFLMHWSFKTGYHETAAKKFISTGAPFPECKSWKRFHGPGSLEGWILVEADNADACYEHAAEWAEIMDWEVTPVLTDEQAGPLVAKAYGLG, encoded by the coding sequence ATGATGTTTCTAATGCACTGGTCTTTCAAGACCGGCTATCACGAAACCGCAGCTAAAAAGTTTATTTCGACTGGTGCGCCTTTCCCAGAGTGCAAGTCTTGGAAGCGTTTCCACGGACCTGGTTCACTTGAAGGATGGATTCTTGTTGAGGCTGATAACGCGGATGCTTGTTATGAACATGCTGCAGAGTGGGCGGAGATCATGGATTGGGAAGTGACACCTGTACTGACTGATGAGCAAGCAGGTCCCCTAGTCGCAAAGGCTTACGGCCTCGGGTGA
- a CDS encoding recombinase family protein — MTAASQHSGSTAQDRTKKSVEEVTRIGFSYERVSTKSQVDGVGLKRQHDAFEPFCQRHGLIPNADPIRDEGLSAFHGTHKSKGALGAFIQARRDDLIPAGSVLVVEEWDRFSRRTTSVSERMLHELWDLDLALGIVSQDSIVTEELYNENIGLSVMLKVLQNESNAESSKKSRRIKNVWQERRDSYLNSGKKFLSLSDAPKWLAIGENDFVPAPLAETIQLIFELAAKQGLSSVQIAEELNRRGLSTATGGTWGNANVCKVLRNDQVMGHKCWGDGIISQGYYPVIVDAKTVELARENVKRRYSAPARGRTTRKNGELGPCRNIFKGLTYCCCGAPMVDTSSHSGKYLDLVCSAQNDGRDCIVKSKQRWKVDEELLLRAFMDRRWERFFKNPGTGPRIRDLQDRLLEQERLAGELRTQAKAAEDNASKAFTQTNADKDLLVFYGELAIKAKKQANAAEDKTKQTRAELEAFQALPDGADMKEQIRIKLEEFLSLPNRADPEVRNKFNQWVQTLGARIIFMNTNPVRVRITLKDLPIDHWWREIRPDVTDKQLLNSIDDVYLYRRGDDCVIDQTIQDLAELRATPQQITEQREKLESSIPVPKRIKSPTFTAEEAGRLSAGARADAVDWAKTA; from the coding sequence ATGACGGCCGCCAGTCAGCACAGTGGATCGACAGCACAGGACCGGACTAAAAAGTCGGTTGAAGAAGTGACACGTATTGGGTTCAGCTACGAACGGGTTTCAACGAAATCCCAAGTGGATGGAGTAGGACTGAAAAGACAGCACGACGCATTTGAGCCGTTTTGCCAGCGCCACGGCCTGATACCCAACGCCGATCCAATCCGAGATGAAGGGCTTTCGGCTTTTCACGGCACACACAAGAGCAAGGGTGCCTTGGGTGCGTTCATCCAGGCTCGGCGCGACGACCTAATCCCGGCAGGCTCGGTGCTGGTGGTGGAGGAATGGGACCGCTTCTCAAGGCGAACCACAAGCGTTAGCGAGCGGATGCTCCACGAGCTTTGGGACCTGGACCTTGCCCTTGGAATTGTCAGCCAGGACTCGATCGTCACAGAGGAGCTCTACAACGAAAATATAGGACTCTCAGTAATGCTGAAAGTCCTTCAAAATGAGTCCAACGCAGAGAGCAGCAAAAAATCCCGAAGAATCAAAAACGTTTGGCAAGAGCGACGTGACTCTTATCTGAATTCTGGAAAAAAGTTTCTGTCCTTGTCAGATGCACCAAAGTGGTTGGCAATAGGTGAGAACGACTTTGTCCCAGCTCCACTAGCGGAAACAATCCAGTTGATCTTTGAGTTGGCAGCCAAACAGGGACTGTCCAGCGTTCAGATCGCAGAAGAACTAAACCGTCGTGGACTATCTACTGCCACTGGTGGTACCTGGGGAAATGCAAACGTCTGCAAGGTCCTGAGAAACGACCAAGTGATGGGACATAAGTGCTGGGGAGACGGGATAATCAGCCAGGGCTATTACCCGGTAATTGTTGACGCTAAAACGGTTGAACTGGCAAGAGAGAACGTCAAGCGTCGTTACTCGGCTCCAGCTAGAGGTCGGACAACGAGAAAGAACGGAGAACTAGGGCCATGCCGCAATATCTTTAAAGGGCTGACTTACTGTTGCTGCGGTGCACCGATGGTGGATACCAGCAGCCATAGCGGAAAGTATTTAGACCTTGTCTGCAGCGCACAGAACGATGGCCGCGATTGCATTGTCAAAAGCAAACAACGATGGAAGGTAGACGAAGAGCTCTTGCTCAGGGCCTTCATGGACAGGCGATGGGAGCGGTTTTTTAAAAACCCAGGCACCGGGCCTCGTATCCGAGATCTTCAGGATCGGCTCTTAGAGCAAGAGCGACTTGCGGGTGAGCTGAGGACACAAGCAAAAGCCGCTGAGGACAATGCCAGCAAAGCCTTTACTCAAACGAATGCAGATAAGGACCTTCTGGTGTTCTATGGAGAACTGGCTATCAAGGCTAAGAAACAAGCCAACGCGGCCGAGGATAAAACAAAACAAACAAGAGCTGAACTTGAAGCTTTTCAAGCATTACCTGACGGCGCGGACATGAAGGAACAAATTCGGATCAAGTTAGAAGAATTTTTGTCATTGCCCAATCGTGCCGACCCAGAAGTAAGAAATAAGTTCAACCAGTGGGTGCAAACACTTGGAGCACGGATTATTTTCATGAACACGAATCCGGTTCGTGTCCGCATTACACTAAAAGATCTGCCAATCGATCACTGGTGGCGTGAGATTCGACCGGATGTAACTGACAAGCAGCTTTTGAACTCCATTGATGATGTTTACCTTTATCGCAGAGGAGACGATTGTGTGATTGACCAAACTATTCAGGACTTAGCGGAACTAAGAGCCACACCACAACAGATAACAGAGCAGCGAGAAAAACTTGAATCAAGCATCCCCGTTCCTAAACGAATCAAATCTCCAACATTCACAGCAGAGGAGGCAGGCCGGCTAAGCGCAGGAGCAAGAGCTGATGCAGTGGACTGGGCCAAAACGGCATAA
- the typA gene encoding translational GTPase TypA — MSAQHKAIRNIAIIAHVDHGKTTLVDSLLAQSGIFRDNEAVPTCVMDSNDLERERGITILSKNTAVDYNDTRINIVDTPGHADFGGEVERVLGMVDGCLLIVDANEGPMPQTRFVLKKALEQGLRPIVFVNKIDRARVDPETAVDKVLDLFIELGADDDQCDFPYLFGSGLGGFAKPDMKTDSDNMQPLFDAILRHVPPPVGDVEKPLQLQITTLDYSDFLGRIIIGRVHNGVIKQGQSASLIKDDGSIKRGRISKLLGFQGLQRVEIDEASAGDLVAVAGFDDVNIGETIACPDEPTALPLIKVDEPTLQMTFVVNDSPFAGKEGKFVTSRQVRDRLQRELLTNVALRVEDTDSPDRFAVSGRGELHLGILIETMRREGYEFQVSQPQVIFRTIDGTPCEPVETLVMDVPEEAVGGCIEKLGTRKGEMQNMETGQDGRTQLEFIVPSRGLIGFRGEFIRTTRGEGIMSHSFFEYRPMLGEFDTRRNGVLIAFEEGTATFYALKNAEDRGQFFISPGTKVYKGMIIGENNRPQDLEINVCKAKQLTNMRSAGAEELDTLQAPVQMTLERALEYIGPDEMLEVTPESIRLRKLPAKKMAKR; from the coding sequence ATGAGCGCCCAGCACAAGGCGATTCGCAACATCGCGATCATCGCTCACGTTGACCATGGCAAAACGACCCTGGTTGATTCCCTGCTGGCGCAATCAGGCATCTTCCGCGACAACGAAGCGGTGCCCACCTGCGTCATGGACTCCAACGATCTGGAGCGTGAGCGCGGCATCACCATTCTGTCGAAAAACACGGCTGTCGATTACAACGACACCCGCATCAACATTGTTGACACCCCTGGTCACGCCGATTTCGGCGGTGAAGTGGAGCGGGTGCTCGGAATGGTGGATGGCTGTCTGCTGATTGTCGACGCCAACGAGGGGCCGATGCCCCAGACTCGATTCGTGCTGAAGAAGGCATTGGAGCAGGGTCTGCGCCCGATCGTGTTCGTCAACAAAATCGACCGTGCCCGGGTGGATCCCGAGACGGCTGTGGACAAGGTGCTGGATCTGTTCATCGAGCTCGGCGCCGATGACGATCAGTGCGATTTCCCTTACCTGTTCGGAAGCGGTCTCGGCGGATTCGCCAAGCCAGACATGAAGACGGACAGCGACAACATGCAACCGCTGTTTGACGCAATCCTGCGTCACGTTCCGCCCCCGGTCGGTGATGTGGAGAAGCCGTTGCAGCTTCAGATCACCACCCTCGATTACTCCGATTTCCTTGGACGCATCATCATCGGCCGTGTTCATAACGGTGTGATCAAGCAGGGCCAGAGCGCTTCGTTGATTAAGGACGACGGCAGCATCAAGCGTGGCCGCATCAGCAAACTGCTGGGATTCCAAGGCCTGCAGCGGGTTGAGATCGATGAGGCCAGTGCCGGTGATCTGGTGGCCGTGGCTGGTTTTGACGACGTCAACATCGGTGAAACCATTGCCTGCCCGGATGAGCCCACCGCTCTGCCGCTGATCAAGGTGGATGAGCCCACCCTGCAGATGACTTTTGTGGTCAACGACTCCCCCTTCGCCGGTAAGGAGGGCAAGTTCGTGACCAGTCGCCAGGTGCGCGACCGTCTCCAACGGGAGCTGCTCACCAACGTGGCCCTGCGTGTCGAAGACACCGACTCACCAGATCGCTTTGCCGTCAGTGGCCGTGGCGAGCTGCACCTGGGCATCCTGATCGAGACCATGCGCCGCGAGGGCTACGAGTTCCAGGTGTCGCAGCCGCAAGTGATCTTTCGCACCATTGACGGCACTCCCTGCGAACCGGTGGAAACGCTGGTGATGGACGTGCCCGAGGAGGCCGTCGGTGGCTGCATCGAAAAACTGGGCACCCGCAAGGGCGAAATGCAGAACATGGAGACCGGCCAGGACGGCCGGACCCAGCTGGAATTCATCGTTCCGTCCCGTGGTCTGATCGGCTTCCGGGGTGAGTTCATTCGCACCACCCGCGGCGAAGGGATCATGAGCCATTCCTTCTTCGAATACCGCCCGATGCTGGGCGAGTTCGACACGCGTCGGAACGGGGTCCTGATTGCCTTCGAGGAAGGCACCGCCACCTTCTATGCCCTTAAGAACGCCGAGGACCGTGGTCAGTTCTTCATCTCGCCAGGCACCAAGGTGTACAAGGGCATGATCATCGGTGAGAACAACCGCCCACAGGACCTTGAGATCAACGTCTGCAAGGCCAAGCAGCTCACCAACATGCGTTCCGCCGGTGCAGAGGAACTCGACACCCTTCAGGCACCGGTGCAGATGACGCTTGAGCGGGCTCTCGAGTACATCGGTCCCGATGAGATGCTCGAGGTGACACCTGAATCCATCCGACTGCGCAAGCTGCCGGCCAAGAAGATGGCCAAGCGCTGA
- a CDS encoding DUF309 domain-containing protein: protein MVEADPRFQEAIRLFNAQEWYAAHDVLEEIWHETADPERRCLQGLLQVAVAQLHLQRDNQRGATILFGEALGRLRRPGTPDLGLDLPALCHCVQGRLVQLQQDGDPESCTVPVLSPSP, encoded by the coding sequence ATGGTTGAAGCGGATCCCCGCTTCCAGGAGGCCATCCGCTTGTTCAACGCGCAGGAGTGGTACGCCGCCCATGACGTGTTGGAGGAGATCTGGCACGAAACCGCCGATCCGGAACGACGCTGCCTACAGGGACTTCTGCAGGTGGCCGTCGCTCAGCTCCACCTGCAGCGGGACAACCAGCGTGGGGCAACGATCCTCTTCGGCGAAGCTCTCGGCCGCTTGCGACGACCTGGCACCCCAGACCTGGGCCTTGATCTTCCGGCCTTGTGCCACTGCGTCCAAGGGCGGCTGGTGCAGCTGCAGCAAGACGGAGATCCCGAGTCCTGCACTGTCCCGGTGCTGAGTCCCAGTCCCTGA
- the lptB gene encoding LPS export ABC transporter ATP-binding protein, whose protein sequence is MSLSLDTVSISLGGRQLVNRVSLDLSAGEVVGLLGPNGAGKTTTFNLVIGLLRPDAGVISLDGQVVSTLSMPKRARLGLGYLPQEPSVFRQLTVRQNLEIALDQTDLSPQHRRDRRDQLIEDFHLVAFVDRCGYQLSGGERRRCEVARALAVGAEGPRYLLLDEPFAGVDPLAVADLQDLIQALRSRGMGILVTDHNVRETLAITDRAYILNDGAILASGQSQTVADDPLVRRYYLGEAFQL, encoded by the coding sequence ATGAGCCTCTCGCTGGACACGGTGTCCATCAGCCTTGGCGGCCGGCAGTTGGTCAACCGGGTAAGCCTCGATCTTTCGGCCGGTGAGGTGGTCGGTCTGCTGGGGCCCAACGGTGCTGGTAAGACCACCACGTTCAATCTGGTGATCGGGTTGCTGCGCCCTGATGCCGGAGTGATCAGCCTGGATGGTCAGGTGGTGTCGACCCTGTCGATGCCGAAACGGGCTCGGCTTGGACTCGGTTATCTGCCGCAGGAGCCCAGTGTCTTTCGTCAGTTGACGGTTCGCCAGAATCTCGAAATTGCTCTTGACCAGACGGATCTCAGTCCGCAACACCGTCGTGATCGCCGCGACCAGTTGATCGAGGACTTTCATCTCGTGGCGTTTGTTGACCGTTGCGGTTATCAGCTTTCAGGTGGTGAGCGACGCCGCTGTGAAGTGGCCCGGGCCCTGGCTGTTGGAGCGGAAGGCCCCCGCTACCTGCTCCTGGATGAACCCTTCGCAGGGGTGGATCCCCTTGCGGTGGCTGATCTCCAGGACCTGATCCAGGCGCTGCGCTCTCGGGGGATGGGGATCCTGGTGACCGATCACAACGTCCGGGAAACCCTGGCGATCACGGATCGCGCGTACATCCTCAACGACGGCGCGATTCTGGCCAGCGGTCAATCCCAGACCGTGGCCGATGACCCTCTGGTGCGTCGCTACTACCTCGGGGAGGCCTTCCAGCTGTGA
- a CDS encoding LptF/LptG family permease, whose product MIAALNRWCRRIPLLDRWLVGEILAPLLFAVAAFTVVGLSIGVMFELVRRLVEDGLPAWTALQVMLLSLPRFLVLSFPMATLFATLLAYSKLTANSELTALRSVGVSTVRLVVPALVLSALLTGMTLLFNDVIVPQANTQAEVTLQKALGRALATEKGKDIIYSRFGRVREPGSERSGRGLKQLFYSRRFDKGEMVDVTVLDFSRAGFRQMLVAERALWNEGEAKWEFRDGQILTLNLNGSTTRVDFDRYLYPLSSGPLKVARLPDDANNMTIAEAIEAERVEAEAGNLKAARKLQVRIQEKFTFPMACVVFGLIGSSLGSRPGSRTSRSQGFGISILLILGYYALSFSFSSLGVKGVLPALLAAWLPVLISLGAGTLLLRQASR is encoded by the coding sequence GTGATCGCCGCTCTGAATCGCTGGTGCCGACGAATTCCTTTGCTGGATCGTTGGCTGGTTGGCGAAATCCTGGCGCCGTTGCTGTTTGCGGTGGCGGCTTTCACGGTGGTGGGGCTCTCCATCGGTGTGATGTTCGAGCTGGTGCGCCGGCTGGTGGAGGACGGTCTACCGGCCTGGACCGCACTGCAGGTGATGCTTCTGAGCCTGCCGCGGTTCCTGGTGCTGTCCTTTCCGATGGCCACCTTGTTTGCCACCCTGCTGGCTTACAGCAAGCTGACGGCAAACAGTGAACTCACGGCGTTGCGCAGCGTCGGGGTCAGCACTGTGCGACTGGTGGTGCCTGCTCTTGTGTTGTCAGCTCTGCTGACCGGCATGACCCTGTTGTTCAACGATGTGATCGTTCCCCAAGCCAATACTCAGGCCGAGGTGACCCTCCAGAAGGCCCTGGGTCGAGCCCTGGCAACGGAGAAGGGCAAGGACATCATTTATTCGCGCTTCGGCCGGGTCAGGGAACCGGGTTCCGAGCGCAGCGGCCGAGGGCTCAAGCAGTTGTTTTATTCCCGTCGTTTCGACAAGGGGGAGATGGTGGATGTGACGGTGCTGGATTTTTCAAGGGCAGGATTCCGCCAGATGCTTGTGGCAGAGCGGGCTCTTTGGAATGAGGGTGAGGCGAAGTGGGAATTTCGAGACGGTCAGATCCTCACGCTCAACCTCAACGGCAGCACCACCCGCGTCGATTTCGATCGTTACCTCTACCCCTTGAGTTCCGGGCCGCTCAAGGTGGCTCGCTTACCCGACGATGCCAACAACATGACCATCGCCGAGGCGATCGAGGCGGAACGCGTTGAAGCGGAAGCCGGCAATCTCAAGGCGGCCCGCAAGCTGCAGGTGCGCATCCAGGAGAAGTTCACCTTCCCGATGGCCTGCGTGGTGTTCGGTTTGATCGGCAGCAGTCTCGGGTCTCGGCCAGGTTCGAGAACCAGTCGCAGCCAGGGCTTCGGCATCAGCATCCTGCTGATCCTCGGTTACTACGCCCTCAGCTTCAGCTTCAGTTCCCTCGGGGTGAAGGGCGTTCTGCCCGCGCTGCTGGCGGCATGGCTACCGGTGTTGATTTCCCTGGGGGCGGGCACGTTGTTGCTGCGTCAGGCCAGTCGCTGA
- the ccsB gene encoding c-type cytochrome biogenesis protein CcsB, with amino-acid sequence MQSLPFDLVTGLGFGAFLLLLLALPLAFWAVSSQARTGIVQLLVALANLLLTSQLVLRWWESGHFPISNLYESLCFLAWACTLTQLLVERSWPSPIVAAAATPMGLGCIAFASFALPDQLQSAAPLVPALRSSWLVMHVSVIMVSYAALLVGSLLSLAVLLTDRGEALELRSSSIGSGGFRQSMRVGSDGVLQLQSIRLSTGEQLDSLSYRTITVGFLMLTVGIVSGAVWANEAWGSYWSWDPKETWALICWLVYAAYLHTRLSRGWQGRRPALVAVVGLVVIAVCYIGVNLLGIGLHSYGWFLG; translated from the coding sequence GTGCAGTCCCTTCCGTTTGATCTTGTGACCGGCCTCGGGTTCGGGGCTTTTCTGCTGCTGTTGCTGGCCCTGCCGCTGGCGTTCTGGGCTGTTTCCTCCCAGGCACGAACGGGCATCGTTCAGCTGCTGGTGGCGCTGGCCAACCTGTTGCTGACATCACAGCTGGTGCTGCGTTGGTGGGAATCCGGTCATTTTCCGATCAGCAACCTCTACGAATCCCTCTGTTTTCTGGCCTGGGCCTGCACCCTCACTCAATTGTTGGTGGAACGCTCCTGGCCTTCTCCGATCGTTGCCGCAGCGGCAACGCCGATGGGGTTGGGTTGCATCGCCTTCGCCAGTTTTGCTTTGCCGGATCAGCTGCAAAGCGCCGCCCCCTTGGTGCCAGCCCTCCGTTCCAGCTGGCTGGTGATGCATGTGAGCGTGATCATGGTGAGCTACGCAGCCTTGCTAGTGGGCTCGTTGCTGTCATTAGCGGTGCTGCTCACCGACAGGGGTGAGGCCCTCGAGCTGCGCAGCAGCTCGATCGGCAGTGGTGGTTTCCGGCAATCGATGCGCGTCGGCAGTGATGGCGTGCTGCAGTTGCAATCGATTCGCCTGAGCACAGGGGAGCAGCTCGACAGCCTGAGCTACCGGACAATCACCGTTGGTTTTCTGATGCTTACCGTTGGCATCGTCAGTGGTGCGGTTTGGGCCAATGAAGCGTGGGGGAGCTACTGGAGCTGGGATCCGAAGGAGACCTGGGCGCTGATCTGCTGGTTGGTTTACGCGGCGTATCTGCACACCCGTCTCAGCCGGGGCTGGCAAGGGCGACGTCCGGCCCTGGTGGCCGTGGTGGGCCTTGTGGTGATCGCGGTTTGCTACATCGGTGTGAACCTTCTGGGCATCGGGTTGCACAGCTACGGCTGGTTTTTAGGCTGA
- the rpe gene encoding ribulose-phosphate 3-epimerase, giving the protein MSTKPLVISPSILSADFSRLGDEVKAVDEAGADWIHVDVMDGRFVPNITIGPLIVEALRPVTQKPLDVHLMIVEPEKYVPDFAKAGADIISVQVEACPHLHRNLAQIKDLGKLAGAVLNPSTRLDTLEYCLELCDLVLIMSVNPGFGGQSFIENQVQKISDLRRMCDERGLDPWIEVDGGVKAGNAWKVIEAGANAIVSGSGVFNQPDYAEAIKGIRNSSSKEAVLV; this is encoded by the coding sequence ATGAGCACCAAGCCCCTGGTGATCTCTCCGTCGATCCTGTCGGCTGATTTCTCCCGTCTCGGCGATGAAGTGAAAGCTGTGGATGAAGCCGGCGCGGACTGGATCCATGTGGACGTCATGGATGGACGCTTCGTCCCCAACATCACGATCGGACCCCTAATCGTTGAAGCCCTGCGTCCCGTGACCCAGAAGCCCCTCGACGTTCACCTGATGATCGTTGAGCCGGAAAAATACGTTCCCGACTTCGCCAAGGCCGGCGCCGACATCATCTCGGTTCAGGTGGAAGCTTGCCCCCACCTGCATCGCAACCTTGCCCAGATCAAAGATCTCGGGAAGTTGGCTGGTGCTGTGCTGAATCCCAGCACCCGCCTGGACACGCTGGAGTACTGCCTCGAGCTCTGTGATCTGGTGCTGATCATGAGCGTGAATCCCGGCTTCGGTGGTCAGAGCTTCATCGAGAACCAGGTTCAGAAGATCAGCGACCTGCGCCGCATGTGCGACGAGCGGGGCCTGGATCCCTGGATCGAAGTGGATGGTGGCGTCAAAGCCGGCAATGCCTGGAAGGTGATCGAAGCCGGCGCCAACGCCATCGTGTCGGGTTCAGGTGTGTTCAACCAGCCGGACTACGCCGAGGCCATCAAGGGCATTCGCAACAGCAGCAGCAAGGAAGCTGTCCTGGTCTGA
- the glpX gene encoding class II fructose-bisphosphatase: MDQTLIQEILEVVEQAAIASAKLSGKGLKNEADAAAVEAMRKRMGQIQMQGRIVIGEGERDEAPMLYIGEEVGSGTGPGVDFAVDPCEGTNLCAFNQRGSMAVLAASDRGGLFNAPDFYMKKLAAPPAAKGKVDIRKSATENIKILSECLGLAVDELTIVVMDRARHKDLIAEIRATGARIQPISDGDVQAAIACGFAGTGTHCLMGIGAAPEGVISAAAMRALGGHFQGQLVYDPAVAQTSEWADMTKEGNLARLAEMGITDPDKVYEAEELACGEHVCFAGSGITDGLLFHGVKFERDCTRTSSLVISNLDNTCRFTNTVHIKDGAQSIALS; encoded by the coding sequence GTGGACCAGACCCTGATTCAGGAAATTCTCGAGGTCGTTGAGCAAGCCGCCATCGCCTCCGCCAAGCTCTCCGGCAAAGGCCTCAAGAACGAAGCCGACGCCGCTGCTGTGGAAGCCATGCGCAAGCGCATGGGCCAGATCCAGATGCAGGGCCGCATCGTGATCGGTGAAGGCGAGCGTGACGAAGCCCCGATGCTTTACATCGGTGAGGAAGTGGGCAGCGGCACCGGACCGGGCGTTGACTTCGCCGTCGACCCTTGCGAAGGCACCAACCTCTGCGCCTTCAATCAGCGCGGTTCCATGGCTGTTCTGGCCGCTTCCGACCGCGGTGGCCTGTTCAACGCCCCCGACTTCTACATGAAGAAGCTGGCCGCACCCCCGGCTGCCAAGGGCAAGGTGGACATCCGCAAGTCCGCCACCGAGAACATCAAAATTCTCAGCGAGTGTCTCGGCCTTGCTGTTGATGAACTCACCATCGTTGTGATGGATCGTGCCCGTCACAAGGATTTGATCGCTGAGATCCGCGCCACCGGCGCCCGCATCCAGCCGATCTCCGACGGTGACGTTCAAGCTGCGATCGCCTGCGGCTTCGCCGGCACCGGCACCCACTGCCTGATGGGCATCGGCGCTGCTCCTGAAGGTGTGATCTCCGCTGCTGCCATGCGCGCTCTCGGCGGCCACTTCCAGGGCCAGCTGGTGTACGACCCTGCGGTGGCACAGACCTCTGAGTGGGCTGACATGACCAAGGAGGGCAACCTGGCTCGCCTGGCAGAAATGGGCATCACCGACCCCGACAAGGTTTATGAGGCCGAGGAGCTGGCCTGTGGTGAGCACGTTTGTTTCGCTGGCAGCGGTATCACCGATGGCCTGCTGTTCCACGGGGTTAAGTTCGAACGCGATTGCACACGAACCAGCAGCCTGGTGATCAGCAACCTGGACAACACCTGCCGCTTCACCAACACCGTGCACATCAAGGACGGCGCCCAGAGCATCGCTCTGAGCTGA